One Sanguibacter keddieii DSM 10542 genomic window carries:
- a CDS encoding ADP-ribosylglycohydrolase family protein gives MTPDPVSFDVLDRASGVLLGQACGDALGVPYEFDYPPEGEAEMRGGGLGPYAPGEWSDDTQMAICVARVSERGGALDTEAELDEIAAAFEEWFARGATDVGAQTRTVLDEAARLEGSPSARLVSASEHLHLRTGKTAGNGALMRTGVVGLVALTDREATARAATAVARLTHADPLAAESCVLWSEAIRVAVTEERLDLRSGLDLLPADRRELWAAWIADAESERPVADLGNNGFTVTAFQAAWHAIYRSPFFSAGEITEYDHVVSHLPDALHRAVRIGGDTDTVAAIAGALLGARHGTRYIPREWAFAVHGWPGVRGIDVSRMGRRTAQHGLFDASVGGSDSPGTDASGTALTTPETGQSCPVCGTVSRQLERYPDQVCLWCVAWATDETGRGVLLFNASFSGGLDAQYDDGTPASAAARSGRVLIDGRRYYAQEARFGGIVVLPAV, from the coding sequence ATGACTCCCGACCCGGTCTCCTTCGACGTGCTCGACCGCGCCTCCGGGGTGCTGCTCGGGCAGGCGTGCGGCGACGCTCTCGGGGTCCCCTACGAGTTCGACTACCCGCCCGAGGGCGAGGCGGAGATGCGCGGCGGCGGCCTCGGCCCGTACGCCCCGGGCGAGTGGAGCGACGACACCCAGATGGCCATCTGCGTGGCCCGGGTGAGCGAGCGCGGCGGGGCGCTCGACACGGAGGCGGAGCTCGACGAGATCGCGGCGGCCTTCGAGGAGTGGTTCGCGCGGGGCGCGACCGACGTGGGTGCGCAGACCCGCACGGTGCTCGACGAGGCGGCCCGGCTCGAGGGCTCACCGTCGGCACGCCTGGTGTCGGCGTCGGAGCACCTGCACCTGCGCACGGGGAAGACGGCCGGCAACGGCGCCCTCATGCGCACCGGCGTCGTGGGGCTCGTGGCGCTCACCGACCGGGAGGCGACCGCACGGGCCGCGACGGCCGTGGCGCGCCTGACGCACGCCGACCCGCTCGCGGCGGAGTCCTGCGTGCTGTGGTCGGAAGCCATCCGGGTGGCGGTCACCGAGGAGCGCCTCGACCTGCGCTCGGGCCTCGACCTGCTGCCTGCGGACCGTCGTGAGCTCTGGGCCGCGTGGATCGCGGACGCCGAGTCCGAGCGCCCCGTCGCCGACCTCGGCAACAACGGCTTCACCGTGACGGCCTTCCAGGCCGCATGGCACGCCATCTACCGGTCGCCGTTCTTCTCGGCCGGGGAGATCACCGAGTACGACCACGTGGTCTCGCACCTGCCCGACGCGCTGCACCGTGCGGTGCGCATCGGCGGGGACACCGACACCGTCGCAGCGATCGCGGGCGCGCTCCTGGGCGCGCGGCACGGCACGCGCTACATCCCGCGCGAGTGGGCCTTCGCGGTGCACGGCTGGCCAGGGGTGCGCGGCATCGACGTGTCGCGGATGGGGCGCCGGACCGCGCAGCACGGGCTGTTCGACGCGTCGGTCGGCGGCAGCGACTCTCCCGGCACCGACGCGTCCGGTACGGCGCTGACCACACCCGAGACCGGGCAGAGCTGCCCGGTGTGCGGCACGGTGAGCCGCCAGCTCGAGCGCTACCCCGACCAGGTGTGCCTGTGGTGCGTGGCGTGGGCGACCGACGAGACCGGGCGCGGCGTCCTGCTGTTCAACGCGAGCTTCTCGGGCGGCCTCGACGCCCAGTACGACGACGGCACGCCCGCGTCGGCCGCGGCGCGCTCCGGCCGGGTGCTCATCGACGGGCGCCGCTACTACGCCCAGGAAGCCCGGTTCGGCGGCATCGTCGTGCTGCCGGCGGTCTGA
- a CDS encoding DUF4194 domain-containing protein, whose protein sequence is MSQPTARADSELSHVVTALMKGVVYRDTHAQTFADLITLQPQVRDYVAVIGLSVVVDDTEGYAYLRSMDDDTEREGTLRLVARRSLPFEVSLLLALLRKRLALFDSEGGQTRLILGRDEIVEMVRVFLPTSSNEVRLVTRVEGMVHRAVELGFLRGLGEGQYEVRRVLKAFVDAQWLADLDARLAEYSGYAAQGHASQAAQDVQTDGTVE, encoded by the coding sequence ATGAGCCAGCCCACGGCCCGCGCCGACTCGGAGCTGTCGCACGTCGTCACGGCCCTGATGAAGGGCGTCGTCTACCGCGACACCCATGCCCAGACCTTCGCCGACCTCATCACCCTGCAGCCGCAGGTGCGCGACTACGTCGCCGTCATCGGGCTGAGCGTCGTGGTCGACGACACCGAGGGCTATGCCTACCTGCGCTCCATGGACGACGACACGGAGCGCGAGGGCACCCTGCGTCTCGTCGCCCGCCGCTCGCTGCCCTTCGAGGTGAGCCTGCTGCTCGCGCTGCTGCGCAAGCGCCTCGCGCTGTTCGACTCCGAGGGCGGTCAAACGCGCCTCATCCTCGGGCGTGACGAGATCGTCGAGATGGTCCGGGTGTTCCTGCCCACGTCGAGCAACGAGGTGCGCCTCGTGACGCGCGTCGAGGGCATGGTGCACCGCGCCGTCGAGCTCGGGTTCCTGCGGGGGCTGGGCGAGGGGCAGTACGAGGTGCGGCGCGTGCTCAAGGCCTTCGTCGACGCGCAGTGGCTGGCCGACCTCGACGCGCGGCTGGCCGAGTACTCCGGGTACGCAGCACAGGGACACGCGAGCCAGGCTGCTCAGGACGTGCAGACCGACGGGACGGTGGAGTGA
- a CDS encoding DUF3375 domain-containing protein, whose amino-acid sequence MNHDDVEALRRDNAAWRLLRADSAPLVLSFLGRVFIEQNVRAIGETELVSLLDDALYDLNAGHDPAPYPRTPKAYLDTWAAPEAGWLRKYYRPGSDEPQYDATPSVEKAVGWVATLRGRSFVGTESRLNTVFELLRQLAVGTETDPDVRLGQLEARRAQIDAEIEQVRAGVVPVLDAGSQRDRYQQFAAMAAELLSDFREVEDNFRSLDREMRERITGWDGAKGELLEQVVGSRDAIAESDQGRSFHAFYDFLLSRERQEEFTELITKVQTLDAVSAMSGGDKRLRRIHYDWLDAGERTQATVRVLSEQLRRFLDDQVWLENRRVMDLLRSIEGHALAVRDSAVGAPELVTEIDGVSLDIVLPMERPLFRPQTVAKIDSEHVAPGEVDFDTSRLFDQVHVDPARLTAGVRDALRHESQVSLPDVVAAQPLDQGLAELVTYLSLDDPRFRVVVDAEHTDEVRWMLGDVERVATVPRVTFVRRSGSSPSDLTAAPSDQIAAPASHAQPEETS is encoded by the coding sequence ATGAACCACGACGACGTCGAGGCCCTGCGCCGCGACAACGCCGCCTGGCGGCTGCTCCGAGCCGACTCCGCGCCCCTCGTGCTGAGCTTCCTCGGGCGTGTGTTCATCGAGCAGAACGTCCGTGCCATCGGCGAGACCGAGCTGGTCTCACTGCTCGACGACGCCCTCTACGACCTCAACGCCGGGCACGACCCCGCGCCCTACCCGCGCACCCCCAAGGCGTACCTAGACACCTGGGCCGCGCCCGAGGCCGGCTGGCTGCGCAAGTACTACCGGCCCGGCTCCGACGAGCCGCAGTACGACGCGACACCGTCGGTCGAGAAGGCCGTCGGCTGGGTGGCCACCCTGCGCGGACGGTCCTTCGTCGGGACCGAGTCGCGCCTCAACACCGTCTTCGAGCTGCTCCGCCAGCTCGCCGTGGGCACCGAGACCGACCCCGACGTCCGGCTCGGTCAGCTCGAGGCCCGCCGGGCGCAGATCGACGCCGAGATCGAGCAGGTCCGTGCCGGCGTCGTCCCCGTGCTCGACGCCGGGTCGCAGCGCGACCGCTACCAGCAGTTCGCCGCCATGGCCGCCGAGCTGCTCTCCGACTTCCGCGAGGTCGAGGACAACTTCCGCTCCCTGGACCGCGAGATGCGCGAGCGCATCACCGGCTGGGACGGCGCCAAGGGCGAGCTGCTCGAGCAGGTGGTCGGCAGCCGCGACGCCATCGCCGAGTCCGACCAGGGCCGCTCCTTCCACGCGTTCTACGACTTCCTCCTCTCGCGCGAGCGCCAGGAGGAGTTCACCGAGCTCATCACCAAGGTGCAGACCCTCGACGCCGTGAGCGCCATGAGCGGCGGGGACAAGCGCCTGCGCCGCATCCACTACGACTGGCTCGACGCCGGCGAGCGCACCCAGGCCACGGTCCGCGTGCTCTCCGAGCAGCTCCGGCGGTTCCTCGACGACCAGGTGTGGCTCGAGAACCGCCGCGTCATGGACCTGCTGCGCAGCATCGAGGGGCACGCGCTCGCCGTCCGCGACAGCGCCGTGGGGGCGCCCGAGCTCGTCACCGAGATCGACGGCGTGAGCCTCGACATCGTGCTGCCCATGGAGCGCCCGCTGTTCCGCCCGCAGACCGTCGCCAAGATCGACTCCGAGCACGTGGCTCCCGGCGAGGTCGACTTCGACACCAGCCGCCTGTTCGACCAGGTCCACGTCGACCCCGCGCGCCTGACGGCGGGTGTGCGCGACGCGCTGCGGCACGAATCGCAGGTGTCGCTGCCCGACGTCGTCGCCGCGCAGCCCCTCGACCAGGGACTCGCCGAGCTGGTCACCTACCTGTCGCTCGACGACCCACGGTTCCGCGTGGTCGTCGACGCCGAGCACACGGACGAGGTGCGCTGGATGCTCGGCGACGTCGAGCGCGTCGCGACCGTCCCGCGCGTGACCTTCGTGCGCAGGTCCGGATCGAGCCCGTCCGACCTCACCGCAGCACCGTCCGACCAGATCGCAGCGCCCGCATCTCACGCACAGCCTGAGGAGACCTCATGA
- a CDS encoding alkaline phosphatase codes for MTSRVPSAWLKVAGTGALAGSLALGASTPALATDTDPAGPKNIIVLIGDGMGYNHVDAASLYQHGTTNHQVAVDPAAGTIEHVPGTASQVFESFPVQVGMSTHSANGRAEYDPAKAWADFTWIATGATDSAAAGTALATGVKTNNGILGVDPEGNSVKNVAERAAELDKATGVVTSVQFSHATPAAWGAHNASRNDLHGISEEMISGPLDVIVGAGHPLFDDGHQPLATPRFDYLSEQGWNSLKDGQTDFTLVEDTADFEALAAGENVPDKLFGLVQVGSTLQQARPGDSLGTLPFEVPQNDVPSLATLTSGALNVLEQDEEGLFLMVEGGAIDWTGHANETTRNIEETVDFNAAVETVVEWVETESSWDETLVIVTADHETGYLDGSASDPTWTPITGEQGQLPDQKWFSGNHTNQLVPVFAKGAGSDLLASYAVGTDPVRGAYLDNVDIARVAFESWGFEDAPEESGIPIEATVPEIGEAEGSLTLTVADGVVALDGGKNIGDRLRFLGQLPTVSVTDSRASSAVGTGGWTVSGQATDLSSGPRTIRAAHLGWTPSTAAAKPGLSLGSPVRTVLGGGEGLGSPATLATASSEGRLGTTDLGAEIGLEVPVDTRAGDYTGSMSVSLFPVD; via the coding sequence ATGACTTCACGCGTTCCCTCCGCCTGGCTGAAGGTCGCCGGCACCGGCGCCCTCGCCGGATCCCTCGCGCTCGGGGCATCGACGCCCGCGCTCGCCACCGACACCGACCCCGCCGGCCCCAAGAACATCATCGTGCTGATCGGCGACGGCATGGGCTACAACCACGTCGACGCCGCGAGCCTGTACCAGCACGGCACCACGAACCACCAGGTCGCCGTCGACCCCGCCGCCGGGACCATCGAGCACGTGCCGGGCACCGCGTCCCAGGTGTTCGAGTCCTTCCCCGTGCAGGTCGGCATGTCGACCCACTCCGCCAACGGCCGTGCCGAGTACGACCCCGCGAAGGCGTGGGCGGACTTCACGTGGATCGCCACGGGCGCCACCGACTCGGCCGCCGCGGGCACCGCGCTCGCCACGGGCGTCAAGACGAACAACGGGATCCTCGGCGTCGACCCCGAGGGCAACAGCGTGAAGAACGTCGCCGAGCGCGCCGCCGAGCTCGACAAGGCGACCGGCGTCGTCACGTCGGTCCAGTTCAGCCACGCGACGCCCGCGGCCTGGGGCGCGCACAACGCGAGCCGCAACGACCTGCACGGCATCTCCGAGGAGATGATCTCCGGCCCGCTCGACGTGATCGTCGGCGCCGGCCACCCGCTCTTCGACGACGGCCACCAGCCGCTCGCCACGCCCCGCTTCGACTACCTCAGCGAGCAGGGCTGGAACTCCCTCAAGGACGGCCAGACCGACTTCACGCTCGTCGAGGACACCGCCGACTTCGAGGCGCTCGCCGCGGGCGAGAACGTCCCGGACAAGCTGTTCGGCCTCGTCCAGGTGGGCTCGACCCTCCAGCAGGCGCGCCCGGGCGACTCGCTCGGCACCCTGCCCTTCGAGGTCCCGCAGAACGACGTCCCCAGCCTCGCGACCCTCACCTCGGGTGCGCTCAACGTCCTCGAGCAGGACGAAGAAGGCCTGTTCCTCATGGTCGAGGGCGGCGCGATCGACTGGACCGGCCACGCCAACGAGACCACCCGCAACATCGAGGAGACCGTCGACTTCAACGCGGCCGTCGAGACGGTCGTCGAGTGGGTCGAGACCGAGTCGAGCTGGGACGAGACCCTCGTCATCGTCACCGCCGACCACGAGACCGGCTACCTCGACGGCTCCGCCTCCGACCCGACGTGGACGCCGATCACCGGTGAGCAGGGCCAGCTGCCCGACCAGAAGTGGTTCTCGGGCAACCACACCAACCAGCTCGTCCCGGTCTTCGCCAAGGGCGCCGGCTCGGACCTGCTCGCGTCGTACGCGGTCGGCACGGACCCGGTCCGCGGCGCCTACCTCGACAACGTCGACATCGCCCGGGTGGCCTTCGAGTCCTGGGGCTTCGAGGACGCACCCGAGGAGTCGGGCATCCCGATCGAGGCGACCGTCCCGGAGATCGGCGAGGCCGAGGGCAGCCTGACCCTCACCGTCGCCGACGGCGTCGTGGCCCTCGACGGCGGGAAGAACATCGGTGACCGGTTGCGGTTCCTCGGCCAGCTCCCGACCGTCTCGGTGACGGACTCGCGGGCCAGCTCGGCTGTGGGCACCGGTGGCTGGACCGTGTCCGGCCAGGCGACCGACCTGTCGTCGGGCCCGCGCACCATCCGCGCCGCGCACCTCGGCTGGACGCCCAGCACCGCGGCGGCCAAGCCCGGGCTGTCCCTCGGCTCCCCCGTGCGCACCGTGCTCGGCGGCGGCGAGGGCCTCGGCTCCCCCGCGACCCTCGCGACCGCGAGCAGCGAGGGCCGTCTCGGCACCACCGACCTCGGCGCCGAGATCGGCCTCGAGGTCCCCGTCGACACGCGTGCCGGCGACTACACGGGCTCGATGAGCGTCTCGCTCTTCCCGGTCGACTGA